Proteins from a single region of Sphingomonas morindae:
- a CDS encoding efflux transporter outer membrane subunit, translated as MRRLSSCVVLAAGLATACTVGPDYGGPPRSPGAAAYARAADAAQPGPPLARWWTALNDQTLDALIARGLAANPDLAAAEARLRQARAAVRLERANGLPNVNGSAVYLHARTPGLAIGQNSGDQNGSGQTNQNGSGDGAQTLDFYNAGFDASWEVDLFGGRRRAVEEARAQAGAAEARLADAQVSLTAEIAQAYVNLRDVQRRMALADAAVTSRAQLLQLVEQRFAQGTASRLDLVQARNQLSSSRADATPLVAQRDAYLDALATLTGSVPGTLDASLAAGGALPLPPPRVAIGDPASLLRRRPDIRAAERTLAAQTAAIGQAVAAQFPKISFMGMVGLGGTSPSDLVSTDSVFALIAPRISWNFLSFGRNHARIAEARASRDEAEANYDAAVLAALRDAEDALARFGARRQTVAALARARGEAQAAVDLSAQRFAAGTATRIDLLEAEQRRIAADQALDQATAQLTGDFIALQKALGLGWGAA; from the coding sequence ATGCGCCGTCTCTCCTCTTGCGTCGTCCTGGCGGCCGGGCTTGCCACCGCCTGCACGGTCGGACCCGATTATGGCGGGCCGCCACGCAGCCCGGGGGCGGCGGCCTATGCGCGCGCCGCCGACGCCGCCCAGCCCGGCCCGCCGCTGGCGCGCTGGTGGACGGCGCTCAACGACCAGACGCTGGATGCGCTGATCGCGCGCGGCCTGGCGGCCAATCCCGATCTCGCCGCCGCCGAGGCGCGGCTCCGCCAGGCGCGCGCGGCGGTGCGGCTGGAGCGGGCGAACGGCCTGCCCAACGTCAATGGCAGCGCGGTCTATCTCCATGCCCGCACGCCGGGGCTGGCGATCGGCCAGAATAGCGGCGATCAGAACGGCAGCGGCCAGACCAATCAGAATGGCAGCGGCGACGGCGCGCAGACGCTCGATTTCTACAATGCCGGCTTCGATGCGAGCTGGGAGGTGGATCTGTTCGGCGGCCGCCGCCGCGCGGTGGAGGAAGCGCGCGCCCAGGCGGGCGCCGCCGAGGCGCGGCTCGCCGATGCGCAGGTGAGCCTCACCGCCGAGATCGCCCAGGCCTATGTCAATCTGCGCGACGTGCAGCGCCGCATGGCGTTGGCCGATGCCGCCGTGACGAGCCGCGCGCAGCTGCTCCAGCTGGTCGAGCAGCGCTTCGCCCAGGGCACGGCATCGCGCCTCGATCTCGTTCAGGCGCGCAACCAGCTCTCGAGCAGCCGCGCCGACGCGACCCCGCTGGTGGCGCAGCGCGACGCCTATCTCGATGCGCTGGCGACGCTGACCGGATCGGTGCCGGGCACGCTCGACGCCAGCCTCGCCGCCGGCGGTGCGCTGCCGCTGCCGCCGCCGCGCGTGGCGATCGGCGATCCGGCCAGCCTGTTGCGGCGCCGTCCGGATATCCGCGCCGCCGAACGCACGCTCGCCGCGCAGACCGCCGCGATCGGCCAGGCGGTGGCGGCGCAATTTCCCAAGATCAGCTTCATGGGCATGGTCGGCCTGGGGGGCACCTCGCCCTCCGATCTCGTCTCCACCGACAGCGTCTTCGCGCTGATCGCGCCGCGCATCAGCTGGAACTTCCTGAGCTTCGGCCGCAACCATGCGCGCATCGCCGAAGCCCGGGCGAGCCGCGACGAGGCCGAGGCGAACTACGACGCCGCCGTGCTCGCGGCGCTGCGCGACGCGGAGGATGCGCTCGCCCGCTTCGGCGCGCGCCGGCAGACGGTGGCGGCGCTGGCCCGCGCGCGGGGCGAGGCGCAGGCGGCGGTGGATCTCTCCGCGCAGCGCTTCGCCGCCGGCACCGCGACGCGGATCGATCTGCTCGAGGCGGAGCAGCGCCGCATCGCCGCCGATCAGGCGCTCGATCAGGCGACGGCGCAGCTCACCGGCGATTTCATCGCGCTGCAAAAGGCGCTGGGGCTGGGCTGGGGCGCGGCCTGA
- a CDS encoding DUF485 domain-containing protein, which yields MQEEHLRLAEDPRYQELLHRRGRVTGVLTVIMLIAYFGFVLLIAFDKSFLAQPVAGGVTSLGIVLGFALILLAIALTGVYVRAANRVFDPLVDALKAEAGR from the coding sequence ATGCAGGAAGAGCATCTGCGCCTGGCCGAAGACCCGCGCTATCAGGAACTGCTCCACCGGCGCGGCCGCGTCACCGGCGTGCTGACCGTCATCATGCTGATCGCCTATTTCGGCTTCGTCCTGCTCATCGCCTTCGACAAATCCTTCCTCGCCCAGCCGGTGGCGGGCGGCGTCACCTCGCTCGGCATCGTGCTCGGCTTCGCGCTGATCCTGCTCGCGATCGCGCTGACCGGCGTCTATGTCCGCGCCGCCAATCGCGTGTTCGATCCCCTGGTCGATGCGCTCAAGGCGGAGGCCGGACGATGA
- a CDS encoding HlyD family secretion protein — protein MSSDEEQPKSEAAAPAKKRKGLSPRARLILLALAAVALIALVIWFIHYQTRGRFLEETNDAYVQADMVTVAPKISGYIEKLYVVENQMVKAGAPLLRIDPRDYRAQTSQYQAQIAIADANVENARATIREQQAAVRQAQAELGTRRADAQFAHAQVQRYTPLAASGAETREKLANLRTQAEQADQAVAAQQAAVESARRRIAALEAQVRQARAQGSAAAAQLAAANVNLGATLIRASVDGRIGNKSAEVGSFVQAGTRLMSVVPVQNLYITANFKETQLGRMRPGQPARIKVDALPGVVLNGHVASVAPGTGGEFSLLPPQNATGNFTKIVQRVPVRIALDAGDAARQVLVPGLSVTVTVDTIAAKGALERIRDQEERRRDQAPAAR, from the coding sequence ATGAGCAGCGATGAGGAACAGCCCAAGAGCGAGGCGGCCGCACCCGCCAAGAAGCGCAAGGGCCTGTCGCCCCGGGCCAGGCTGATCCTGCTGGCGCTCGCGGCGGTGGCGCTGATCGCGCTGGTGATCTGGTTCATCCATTATCAGACCCGCGGCCGCTTTCTGGAGGAGACGAACGACGCCTATGTCCAGGCGGACATGGTGACGGTGGCGCCCAAGATCTCGGGATATATCGAGAAACTCTACGTCGTCGAGAATCAGATGGTGAAGGCCGGCGCGCCGCTGCTGCGCATCGACCCGCGCGACTATCGCGCGCAGACCAGCCAGTATCAGGCGCAGATCGCGATCGCCGACGCCAATGTCGAGAATGCGCGCGCCACCATCCGCGAGCAGCAGGCGGCGGTGCGGCAGGCCCAGGCCGAGCTTGGCACGAGGCGCGCCGACGCGCAGTTCGCGCATGCGCAGGTGCAGCGCTACACGCCGCTCGCCGCGAGCGGCGCCGAGACGCGCGAGAAGCTCGCCAATCTGCGCACCCAGGCCGAACAGGCGGATCAGGCGGTGGCCGCGCAGCAGGCGGCGGTGGAGAGCGCGCGCCGCCGCATCGCCGCGCTCGAGGCGCAGGTGCGCCAGGCCCGCGCGCAGGGCTCGGCGGCGGCGGCGCAGCTCGCGGCGGCCAACGTCAATCTCGGCGCGACGCTGATCCGCGCCAGCGTCGACGGGCGCATCGGCAACAAGAGCGCGGAGGTCGGCAGCTTCGTGCAGGCGGGCACGCGGCTGATGTCGGTGGTGCCGGTGCAGAATCTCTACATAACCGCCAATTTCAAGGAGACGCAGCTCGGCCGCATGCGCCCCGGCCAGCCCGCCCGGATCAAGGTGGATGCGCTGCCCGGCGTGGTGCTGAACGGTCATGTCGCCAGCGTGGCGCCCGGCACGGGCGGCGAATTCTCGCTGCTGCCGCCGCAGAACGCCACCGGCAACTTCACCAAGATCGTCCAGCGCGTGCCGGTGCGGATCGCGCTGGATGCCGGCGATGCCGCGCGCCAGGTGCTGGTGCCCGGCCTGTCGGTGACGGTGACGGTGGACACGATCGCCGCCAAGGGCGCGCTCGAGCGCATCCGCGATCAGGAGGAGCGCCGGCGCGACCAGGCGCCGGCCGCGCGATGA
- a CDS encoding MDR family MFS transporter produces MSDARPAANADASDWLAVAAGTLGAMMATLDISIVNSSLPTIQGEIGASGTEGTWVATAYLVAEIIIIPLSGWLSRLFGLRSFLLLAAGLFTLFSILCGLSSTLGMMIIGRVGQGFTGGALIPTAMTIIATRLPPHQQPVGNAMFGMTAILGPVVGPVLGGWLTENVSWHYAFFINLPVGVALVALLLVAMEHQKARLDLIGEADWFGIFGLALGLGGLTVVLEEGEREQWFSSPTILWLSVVAAIGFVLIGIGQWRAERPVIRLRLLLDRQFGSVAAMVTMIGMAIYGTSYVIPQFLAGISDYNAFQSGQVVLLSGVPMLLMMPFTPWLVRTLDIRVAVLMGLGLLALSAWLETDLTALADGRTFVDSQLMRGVGTVFAMMFLNQAAIRSVPPSLAGDASGLYNAARNLGGSFALAGIAVIQDQRLWLHSRRLEESMPANAFSVQSYVAGQARALGGEPAALRQLAGTIQREALTMTYADLFWILAMGMLLVMPLVLFLRPLPKTGKPVAAH; encoded by the coding sequence ATGAGCGACGCCCGGCCCGCCGCCAATGCCGATGCCAGCGATTGGCTGGCGGTCGCGGCGGGCACGCTCGGCGCGATGATGGCGACACTCGACATCTCGATCGTCAATTCCTCGCTGCCGACGATCCAGGGCGAGATCGGCGCTTCCGGCACCGAGGGCACCTGGGTGGCCACCGCCTATCTGGTGGCGGAGATCATCATTATCCCGCTTTCGGGCTGGCTCTCGCGGCTGTTCGGGCTGCGCAGCTTCCTGCTGCTGGCGGCGGGGCTGTTCACCCTCTTCTCGATCCTGTGCGGCCTCTCCTCCACGCTCGGCATGATGATCATCGGCCGCGTCGGCCAGGGCTTTACCGGCGGCGCGCTGATCCCCACCGCGATGACCATCATCGCCACGCGGCTGCCGCCGCACCAGCAGCCGGTGGGCAATGCCATGTTCGGCATGACCGCGATCCTCGGCCCGGTGGTGGGGCCGGTGCTGGGCGGCTGGCTTACGGAGAATGTCAGCTGGCACTATGCCTTCTTCATCAACCTGCCGGTGGGCGTGGCGCTGGTGGCGCTGCTGCTGGTGGCGATGGAGCACCAGAAGGCGCGCCTGGATCTGATCGGCGAGGCCGACTGGTTCGGCATATTCGGGCTGGCGCTTGGTCTTGGCGGGCTCACCGTGGTGCTGGAGGAGGGCGAGCGCGAGCAATGGTTCTCCTCGCCCACCATCCTCTGGCTCAGCGTGGTGGCGGCGATCGGCTTCGTGCTGATCGGCATCGGCCAGTGGCGCGCCGAGCGCCCGGTCATCCGGCTGCGCCTGCTGCTCGATCGGCAGTTCGGCAGCGTCGCCGCGATGGTGACGATGATCGGCATGGCGATCTACGGCACCTCCTATGTGATCCCGCAGTTCCTGGCCGGCATCTCCGACTACAATGCGTTCCAGTCGGGCCAGGTGGTGCTGCTCTCGGGCGTGCCGATGCTGCTGATGATGCCCTTCACCCCCTGGCTGGTGCGGACGCTGGACATTCGCGTGGCGGTGCTGATGGGGCTCGGGCTGCTCGCGCTCAGCGCCTGGCTGGAGACCGATCTCACCGCGCTCGCCGATGGGCGCACTTTCGTCGATTCGCAGCTGATGCGCGGCGTCGGCACGGTGTTCGCGATGATGTTCCTGAACCAGGCCGCGATCCGATCGGTGCCGCCCAGCCTCGCGGGCGACGCCTCGGGCCTGTATAACGCGGCGCGCAATCTCGGCGGCTCCTTCGCGCTCGCCGGCATCGCGGTGATCCAGGATCAGCGCCTCTGGCTGCACAGCCGCCGGCTGGAGGAATCGATGCCGGCCAACGCCTTCTCGGTCCAGTCCTACGTCGCCGGCCAGGCGCGGGCGCTGGGCGGCGAGCCGGCCGCGCTGCGCCAGCTCGCCGGCACCATCCAGCGCGAGGCGCTCACCATGACCTATGCCGATCTCTTCTGGATTCTCGCCATGGGCATGCTGCTGGTGATGCCGCTGGTGCTTTTCCTGCGGCCGCTGCCCAAGACCGGCAAGCCGGTCGCCGCCCATTGA
- a CDS encoding LysR family transcriptional regulator has translation MMERYQLRYFLAVVDQGGFSRAAQHCHVTQPSLSAGIAKLERALGTALFLRSNQRVELTEAGARLLVHARRIEREFNAAQQGLTGAAGPVPLRLGVLRSLPVALIAPLAARLAEERLIELVEGSERELIGHVARGRVDCALTLVGRGGDRFVEQPLFEEGYALALPAGHRLAGADSVAAEALAGEVMLLRRHCEALAETSRHFTERGIRPHFAYRATEDERVLAMVAAGLGVTVMPESYGAPGVARPRLAGFTLRRTIGLLAAEEASAEARGAVAAALAAIRIG, from the coding sequence ATGATGGAGCGATACCAGCTGCGCTATTTCCTGGCGGTGGTGGACCAGGGCGGCTTCTCGCGCGCGGCGCAGCATTGCCATGTCACCCAGCCCAGCCTGTCGGCGGGGATCGCCAAGCTCGAGCGCGCGCTCGGCACCGCGCTTTTCCTGCGCTCCAACCAGCGCGTCGAGCTGACCGAGGCGGGCGCGCGGCTGCTCGTCCATGCCCGGCGGATCGAGCGCGAGTTCAACGCCGCGCAACAGGGGCTGACGGGCGCCGCCGGGCCGGTGCCGCTGCGGCTGGGGGTGCTGCGCAGCCTGCCCGTCGCGCTGATCGCGCCGCTGGCCGCGCGGCTCGCCGAAGAGCGGCTGATCGAGCTTGTCGAGGGCAGCGAGCGCGAGCTGATCGGCCATGTCGCGCGCGGGCGGGTGGACTGCGCGCTGACCCTGGTGGGGCGCGGCGGCGATCGCTTCGTCGAGCAGCCGCTATTCGAGGAAGGCTATGCGCTGGCGCTGCCTGCGGGCCATCGCCTCGCCGGCGCGGACAGCGTCGCGGCCGAGGCGCTGGCGGGCGAGGTGATGCTGCTGCGGCGCCATTGCGAGGCGCTGGCCGAGACCAGCCGCCACTTCACCGAACGCGGCATCCGCCCCCATTTCGCCTATCGCGCCACCGAGGACGAGCGGGTGCTGGCGATGGTGGCCGCCGGGCTGGGGGTGACGGTGATGCCCGAAAGCTATGGCGCGCCGGGCGTCGCGCGGCCCCGGCTCGCCGGCTTCACGCTGCGCCGCACGATCGGCCTGCTCGCCGCCGAGGAGGCATCGGCCGAAGCGCGCGGCGCGGTGGCGGCGGCGCTGGCGGCGATCCGGATCGGCTGA
- a CDS encoding acyl-CoA dehydrogenase: MTHAEPGLSRFDPADPLDLESQLSEEERMVRDTAEAYARDQLLPRVTRAYLDETFDRAILSEMGALGLLGATIPADYGGAGLGYVSYGLIARAVERVDSGYRSAMSVQSSLVMYPIYAYGSEAQRRRFLPGLAAGTLVGCFGLTEPDAGSDPAGMRTRAEKTPGGYRLHGAKMWITNAPIADVAVVWAKSEAHDNAIRGFLVERGAAGFSTPTIEGKLSLRASITGEIVLDGVELGEEALLPNVAGLKGPFGCLNRARYGIGWGVMGAAEACYQAALGYTLDRHQFGVPLASKQLVQLKLADMATEIALGLQAALRVGRRLDAGTLVPETISLIKRNNCGKALAIARTARDMHGGNGISAEFHVMRHAANLETVNTYEGTHDVHGLILGRAITGLSAF, translated from the coding sequence GTGACCCATGCCGAGCCCGGCCTCAGCCGGTTCGATCCCGCCGATCCCCTGGATCTGGAGTCGCAGCTCAGCGAGGAGGAGCGGATGGTGCGCGACACCGCCGAGGCCTATGCCCGCGACCAGCTGCTGCCGCGCGTCACCCGCGCCTATCTGGACGAGACGTTCGATCGCGCCATCCTCTCCGAGATGGGCGCGCTCGGGCTGCTCGGCGCGACCATCCCCGCCGACTATGGCGGCGCCGGGCTCGGCTATGTCTCCTACGGGCTGATCGCGCGCGCGGTGGAGCGGGTGGACAGCGGCTATCGCTCGGCGATGAGCGTCCAGTCCTCGCTCGTCATGTACCCCATCTATGCCTATGGCTCGGAGGCGCAGCGCCGGCGCTTCCTGCCGGGGCTGGCGGCGGGAACGCTGGTCGGCTGTTTCGGCCTGACCGAGCCCGATGCCGGGTCCGATCCCGCCGGCATGCGCACCCGCGCGGAAAAGACGCCGGGCGGCTATCGCCTGCACGGCGCCAAGATGTGGATCACCAACGCGCCGATCGCCGATGTCGCGGTGGTGTGGGCCAAGTCCGAAGCGCATGACAATGCGATCCGCGGCTTTCTGGTGGAGCGCGGCGCGGCCGGCTTCTCCACCCCCACGATCGAGGGCAAGCTCAGCCTGCGCGCCTCGATCACCGGCGAGATCGTGCTCGATGGCGTCGAGCTGGGCGAAGAGGCGCTGCTGCCGAACGTCGCCGGGCTCAAGGGCCCGTTCGGCTGTCTCAACCGCGCCCGCTACGGCATTGGCTGGGGCGTGATGGGCGCCGCCGAGGCCTGCTATCAGGCGGCGCTCGGCTATACGCTGGATCGCCACCAGTTCGGCGTGCCGCTCGCCTCCAAGCAGCTGGTCCAGCTCAAGCTCGCCGACATGGCGACCGAGATCGCGCTCGGACTGCAGGCGGCGCTCCGCGTCGGCCGGCGGCTGGACGCGGGCACGCTGGTGCCCGAGACGATCAGCCTCATCAAGCGCAACAATTGCGGCAAGGCGCTGGCGATCGCGCGGACCGCGCGCGACATGCATGGCGGCAACGGCATCTCGGCCGAATTCCATGTCATGCGCCACGCCGCCAATCTCGAGACGGTGAACACCTATGAGGGCACGCACGATGTGCACGGCCTGATCCTGGGCCGCGCGATCACCGGCCTCTCCGCCTTCTGA
- a CDS encoding MarR family winged helix-turn-helix transcriptional regulator: protein MNATSGKPASERLGEALRDFNFRSGRVFDRVLAGESVSAARLRLLLFIEKHDGARSSDVARVFGHSPRTVTEAIDGVEREGLIARVPDPQDRRAKRLALTEAGRAAIAAAAPRLQHFKQRLFSALSVEEQERLADLLTRLNERLNGIEEELEG, encoded by the coding sequence ATGAATGCAACCTCGGGCAAACCCGCGAGCGAACGCCTGGGCGAGGCGCTGCGCGATTTCAACTTCCGCTCGGGCCGCGTGTTCGATCGCGTGCTGGCGGGGGAAAGCGTGTCGGCGGCACGCTTGCGGCTGCTCCTGTTCATCGAGAAACATGATGGCGCGCGCTCCAGCGATGTCGCCCGCGTGTTCGGCCATTCGCCGCGCACCGTGACGGAGGCGATCGACGGCGTGGAGCGCGAGGGGCTGATCGCGCGGGTGCCCGATCCCCAGGACCGTCGCGCCAAGCGGCTGGCGCTGACCGAGGCCGGTCGCGCCGCCATCGCCGCCGCGGCGCCCCGGCTCCAGCATTTCAAGCAGCGGCTCTTTTCCGCGCTGAGCGTCGAGGAGCAGGAGCGGCTCGCCGATCTCCTTACCCGGCTGAACGAGCGGCTGAACGGGATCGAGGAGGAACTCGAAGGCTAA
- a CDS encoding cation acetate symporter, which translates to MSRVRAAAGVALLLAPAPVLADALAGQTKQQPTNWTAIVIFAAFAVLTLAITRWAARRTRTAFEFYTAGGGITGFQNGLAIAGDFMSAASFLGISAQIFKDGYDGLIYSIGFLVGWPIILFLMAERLRNLGRYTFADVASFRFAQPPVRGFAAVSTLVVVLFYLIAQMVGAGQLIKLLFGLRYEYAVLIVGVLMTLYVLFGGMTATTWVQIIKAVLLLGSASFMAVAVLARFGFSPEALFARAVAVKTGLALADGKTQAEAAKAGLSIMGPGNFIKDPVSAISLGMALMFGTAGLPHILMRFFTVPDARQARSSVLWATGWIGYFYLLTFIIGFGAIVLVATEPRYSDGAGGLLGGGNMAAIHLAHAVGGNLFLGFISAVAFATILAVVAGLTLSGASAVSHDLYATVLRRGAADSAAELRVSRRTVLVLALVAILLGILFEKQNVAFMVSLAFAVAASGNFPVLLLSLFWPGCTTRGVVAGGSLGLVLALILTILSPAVWVAIFGYKTAIFPYSSPAIISMPIAFLTIWLVSLTDGSARAAVDRRGYAAQRLRAETGIGAARAHLH; encoded by the coding sequence ATGAGCCGCGTCCGTGCCGCCGCGGGCGTGGCGCTGCTGCTGGCGCCCGCGCCGGTGCTGGCCGATGCGCTCGCCGGCCAGACCAAGCAGCAGCCGACCAACTGGACGGCGATCGTCATCTTCGCCGCCTTCGCGGTCCTCACGCTCGCCATCACCCGCTGGGCGGCGCGGCGGACCCGCACCGCCTTTGAATTCTACACCGCCGGCGGGGGCATCACCGGCTTCCAGAACGGCCTCGCCATCGCCGGCGACTTCATGTCGGCCGCCTCCTTCCTCGGCATATCGGCGCAGATCTTCAAGGACGGCTATGACGGGCTGATCTACTCGATCGGCTTTCTGGTCGGCTGGCCGATCATCCTCTTCCTCATGGCCGAGCGGCTGCGCAACCTGGGCCGCTACACCTTCGCCGATGTCGCCTCCTTCCGCTTCGCCCAGCCGCCGGTGCGCGGCTTCGCGGCGGTGAGCACGCTGGTGGTGGTGCTGTTCTACCTGATCGCGCAGATGGTGGGCGCGGGCCAGCTGATCAAATTGCTGTTCGGCCTCCGCTACGAATATGCGGTGCTGATCGTCGGCGTGCTGATGACGCTGTACGTGCTGTTCGGCGGCATGACGGCCACCACCTGGGTGCAGATCATCAAGGCGGTGCTGCTGCTCGGCAGCGCCAGCTTCATGGCGGTGGCGGTGCTCGCGCGCTTCGGCTTCTCGCCCGAGGCGCTCTTCGCCCGCGCGGTGGCGGTGAAGACGGGCCTCGCGCTCGCCGATGGCAAGACCCAGGCCGAAGCCGCCAAGGCGGGCCTCTCGATCATGGGTCCGGGCAATTTCATCAAGGATCCGGTCTCGGCCATCTCGCTCGGCATGGCGCTGATGTTCGGCACGGCGGGGCTGCCGCACATCTTGATGCGCTTCTTCACCGTGCCCGATGCCCGGCAGGCGCGCAGCTCGGTGCTGTGGGCGACAGGCTGGATCGGCTATTTCTACCTGCTCACCTTCATCATCGGCTTCGGCGCGATCGTGCTGGTGGCGACCGAGCCGCGCTACAGCGACGGCGCGGGCGGCCTGCTGGGCGGCGGCAACATGGCGGCCATCCATCTTGCCCATGCGGTGGGCGGCAATCTCTTCCTGGGATTCATCTCCGCCGTCGCCTTCGCCACCATCCTCGCCGTGGTCGCGGGCCTGACGCTGTCGGGCGCCTCGGCGGTGAGCCATGATCTCTACGCCACCGTGCTGCGCCGGGGCGCCGCCGATTCGGCCGCCGAGCTGCGCGTCTCGCGGCGCACCGTGCTGGTGCTCGCGCTGGTCGCCATCCTGCTCGGCATCCTGTTCGAGAAGCAGAATGTCGCCTTCATGGTGAGCCTCGCCTTCGCGGTGGCGGCCTCGGGCAATTTTCCGGTGCTGCTCCTGTCGCTCTTCTGGCCCGGCTGCACCACGCGCGGGGTGGTGGCGGGCGGCAGCCTCGGGCTGGTGCTGGCGCTGATCCTCACCATCCTGTCGCCGGCGGTGTGGGTCGCGATCTTCGGCTACAAGACGGCGATCTTCCCCTATTCCTCGCCGGCCATCATCTCCATGCCGATCGCCTTCCTGACGATATGGCTGGTCTCGCTGACCGATGGCAGCGCGCGCGCCGCGGTCGATCGGCGGGGCTATGCCGCGCAGCGGCTGCGCGCCGAAACCGGGATCGGCGCCGCCCGCGCGCATCTCCATTGA
- a CDS encoding patatin-like phospholipase family protein encodes MRADPPPTPLCRPPAALVLGGGVALGAYHLGAIERLDAALDIQAVAGASIGAITAALFAGNAPDARLDRLRRFWTRVEEAPPWPDPLGLAAHGPWRHWRNWASAATARLGGVPGLFRPRAEPGAWLGERASLYDQSPLADTLAGLIDADRLRAGAMRCCIATTDIETAELVLFDSAAGDAIAIPHILASCALLPSFAPVRIGDRLLGDGGLSANCPFEPFLAPDRRDPAPPLVVLLDLFAPDATPPTSIEAAAARSTEVQFAAQSRLRLDAIGAARAAAGGAATRVLALSYRAPGEEAGPERQFDFSARSRHDRAAAGRRDAEAALAHLATLPPLAGHGLELHRIAAPGRGAATVPIRQVTAL; translated from the coding sequence ATGCGTGCGGATCCTCCCCCGACCCCGCTCTGCCGGCCGCCGGCGGCGCTCGTGCTGGGCGGCGGCGTCGCGCTCGGTGCCTATCATCTCGGCGCGATCGAGCGGCTTGACGCCGCGCTGGACATCCAGGCCGTGGCCGGCGCCTCGATCGGCGCGATCACCGCCGCGCTCTTCGCCGGCAATGCGCCGGACGCGCGGCTCGACCGGCTCCGCCGCTTCTGGACGCGGGTGGAGGAGGCGCCGCCCTGGCCCGATCCGCTCGGCCTCGCCGCGCACGGGCCATGGCGCCACTGGCGCAACTGGGCGAGCGCCGCCACCGCACGGCTGGGCGGCGTGCCGGGCCTGTTCCGCCCGCGCGCCGAGCCCGGCGCCTGGCTCGGCGAGCGCGCCAGCCTCTACGACCAGAGCCCGCTGGCGGACACGCTCGCCGGGCTGATCGACGCCGACCGGCTCCGCGCCGGCGCCATGCGCTGCTGCATCGCCACCACCGATATCGAGACCGCCGAGCTGGTCCTGTTCGACAGCGCCGCCGGCGACGCCATCGCCATCCCGCACATTCTCGCCAGCTGCGCGCTGCTGCCGAGCTTCGCGCCGGTGCGAATCGGGGACCGGCTGCTCGGCGATGGCGGGCTTTCCGCCAATTGCCCGTTCGAGCCCTTTCTTGCGCCCGACCGGCGCGATCCGGCGCCGCCGCTGGTGGTGCTGCTCGATCTCTTCGCGCCCGATGCGACTCCGCCGACCAGCATCGAGGCGGCGGCGGCGCGGTCCACCGAGGTGCAGTTCGCCGCGCAGAGCCGGCTGCGGCTGGACGCGATCGGCGCCGCGCGCGCGGCGGCGGGCGGCGCGGCGACGCGCGTGCTCGCGCTCAGCTATCGCGCGCCGGGCGAGGAGGCGGGGCCGGAGCGCCAGTTCGATTTCTCGGCGCGCAGCCGCCACGATCGCGCGGCGGCCGGGCGACGGGATGCCGAGGCGGCGCTGGCGCATCTGGCGACGCTGCCGCCGCTCGCGGGGCACGGGCTCGAGCTGCACCGCATCGCCGCCCCCGGTCGCGGCGCCGCCACCGTGCCGATCCGCCAAGTCACGGCACTGTAA